From the genome of Sporomusa sphaeroides DSM 2875:
GTTTGCCGCTATAGGTAGGCTTGCCTAGCCGGTTAAGTTCAGCAGCAATCTTGTTGCTGCCCATTCTGACATTAGGGTCATCATGAGTATATAATTCAAAAATGAGCTTTACTACGGGAGCCTGGTCTGGGTGTGGTATTAATATTCTCTCACGGTTGGTTTTCTCAATTTGATAGCCATATGGCGGTCTGGCGCCGATATAATTGCCATCCTGCACCGAACGCACCCTGCCGCCTTGCAGACGCCGGGTGATAATTTTCAATTCCTTGCGTGCCATAAAGGCTTCGAATTCGGTGTATTCTTCATCAAATTCATCATTAAGGTCATAAATCTTGCGCGGTGTTACGATGAGCGTATTGGCGTTCTTGAAGGTTTTAAGAATGAATCCCTGATCTTCCATGTCGCCACGCCCCAGGCGGTCAACTTCCATACAGAATACAGAGCGCCATTTTCCTGCGGCAACTTCCTTAAGAAGCTGCATCATCTCCGGACGGTTAACGACACTTTCTCCAGATACTATTTCTTCGAAAACATGGGCGATAGTTACGTTGTAGTCTTTAGCCAGTCTGAATAAGTCCCGTTTATGTTTAGCCAGTGTCTCACCCTCGCCCCGGGCTTCGGCTTCGCTGTCTTCGCGCGACTTGCGGAGGTAAAAGGCGGCTGGCTCTAAGTCCTGACAAGTGTGTGGTGGCCTCATAGTATCACCTCTGAGGGTAATATACAGGTTTCCGTCGAATGGTTAGGCATCTTTATAAAAAACAAGCATAATAGTATCTTTATCAAGAACCAGAGTTTCTCCGGAAATGTGTTTATCAAAAATCCAGCCATTGACGGCTTGTTCATTCAGAATTTCCTCAAGCCGTCCGCCATCAAGCCGTGAGGTTCCCAGAAATCCTTTTTTCTTTACTTCTATCACTTTATATTGGCGCATATTAGATACCTCCTCGAATCTTCATTTTGCAACCTGTGCTCATATCAACCCGTTTGGTAACTGGTTTTAATGATTAATGACTGCTGGGGAACCACTCTGCGTGGTTACCTCGTCGGCAAAGCAGGTATTCTCTGTTTCCCAGCGTTTTAATTGGCAGTAAGCCCAAGGCACGTACAGACCAAACGTTATAAAGGTTAATACCATGATCAACAGCCAGTGGCCCAGAAATTGGATCCCAGTACCGGTAAACAGTAGCTGCCGCCCATTCACGTAAGTATTATCGGCAATCCATCTCTGTTGAGCGGAATAAGCCCAAGGGAAGTATAGTCCAAGGGTAATGACTGATACAATTGAAGTCCAGATTACCAGCCAGAGATAACCAAACCCAGTACCACGAAATTCAAAGGTTTTTGACATAATGACTCCTCCAATATGATTAATTCTACATAATCAACAAAAACACAGCCTGTGGGATTAGTACTGTGTTCTTTGTCACATAAAGAATAAATGATTCAGCTTTCTATTACTTCTGGTATTACATCTAGCCACAGCATAGTATCCCGCTAAGTTGATTTTACTTTATATGTTGCTTGCAAACAATATATGAGGTGAAAAATATTGTCTGCAAGCAACATTGGACTATTGATGACTGCCAAACGGGACCGGGGAAGAACTTTATGAACCTTCCTGCGACCGGAGAGGTGAATTTTGGCAGTTAGCAGGGCCGTCCATACCGGTCACCGGCATATATATAAATGAGGTGATCGCGTGGGAAAGAAATATGCCGCTACTTATAAATTAGGTAAAACCACGGTTCACATAGTAGCTCCGCCGCCCATGAAGGAGGAGGAAAAAGAGATAATCCTTCGCGAATTCCACTTCGCCGCCTGGTCCGCCTGGAATTCGCTGCCTGTTGATGAAAGGCTGAAACTGAATTTGGGTGTTGATTTAACTGCAATCCTTCAACACAGGCTTACCACACTGTTCAAAGCCGAGTAATCGGCTGATGGCAATCCGGACAAGTGGGAATGATACCTGGGCGAAGAACTCCAGGCAGCAAACTGGAGGTAAATCAGTTGTCGGCATACCAAACATTAGCGATATTGAATTTATGCAAATAGATGCCTTCGTTCCTGGGCAGACTGTAATTATCCAGGGGGTGAAAGGGCAATAGTCATGAAAGAATTAATTGAACTGCAAGCAATGATTGAGAAAATGCGTGATAAGTTGCATGAAATCGCGAAAGACAAATCACTAACAGATATGGAAGTTGTTCGGGCAAGCCAGATGCTGGACGTGCTGCTTAATGAATATCAACAAATGCTAAAGAATAAAATTAAATAATTAAAGCCTTCGGGCTCTTTTTTCATGCCTAAAACCAAGGGTATAAATATGTCCGCAATTTTTTACAGTAATAAATTCATGCAATTTTCATTTAATCATGATATAATTTACATAAAGTCATCTTAAGGGGGGGGGCTGTCTATGAGAAGAGAAACATTTATCCGTATATTAACTGCTATAAAACTTGTATCGAATAATATTACTGTTGTCGAGAATTTCAATAATAAGGCGCTTGTTATTGTTCGAGTTCCTAAAATAGCAGGGGATTCTCCGAAACAGCTCCGATCATTACGCAAGATACTTTCCCATTGCTCGTATTTTAGTGTTCAGCCTGAAGCCGGTGAACTGGCGGTAACTATGGAATTTAATTGGGAATAGCAAAAAGTGAGCAATTAAACCGTTCCTACGGACTTGCTTGGCAGCAGGAATTAAATCCTTTTTGCCGAAAGATGTACATGTAAATGGTAAAAGGGGAGGTTATTATGGAGTCTCAATATTTTTGGACAAGCCAAGATGATTTGGAGCAGGTAGTAATTGGCAATGGCGAGATTCTGTTGATTAATAAAACCGGAGAATCAACAAGAATCGGAACTACGCTTGCTGAGGCGAGGCAAAAATTAATGGAATTAGATAAAGCTGAAGATTTTCCTGATTTTATGAATGATTATAACTGGTAAGCCGTCCGCAAGGACGGTTTTTTAAATCTAACAGAAGGTATACGTTTTGTGCGCCTCCCAAAGGACACGGCGCGGGCGGCCGTCAGACGACGCTGCGCCGCTTGCATACCGACCGGCCGTCTACGCTTCGGTAGTGTTGTCGGTTGTAAGGACCGGGTCAGCGGTTTTTAACTCTTTTTTTGCAGTAGGCAGTGGGTGTGTGATATGTCTGCAGAAATGGGAAAATATTTACTCTTTTTTATCCATCTTAGCAGGATTTTGGCAATAGATGTATAAAAATAATTAAAAAAAGAATAATGGGCAAACCTTCTTAAAGGAAGGGACGCAAAGCCGTGGGTCTAAGGATGAGTTACATCTATGATTGCCAGGTTGCATTAAACGCAATCTGGTATTTTTATTTTGTACGGGAGGGTTAGTGATGGGCGGTACGGACGATATTGTATTAAGTGAAGAAGAATTAAAGGAAATAGAGGAACTATTGCTTCAGCTGCCAGATATTATCGAAGAGCTAGAACAGCATGTTCCCAAGCCGAAAGCGTAATTAGATACTCAGCCGGACGAACTTGAACCATGAAACAGATAAATACCAGATGTTAATGAAATAACACTGATTGATGTGCTTGGCACAGCTCCGGATGTTGTGGGCGAAGCAGTCGAAAGTCTATGTGAGCAAGAACGGTTGACGCGGGAGATTCGCCGACTGACAGCAAGAGAAAAGTGGGTACTTGAAATGCGGTTCGGCATACCTGATGGCAGTCGGAAGACACAGCGGGATATTGCTAAAATTTTAGGGATATCCCGCAGTTATGTCAGTAGAATAGAAAAACATGCGATTAACAAATTGGGTAAGACTTTGTCGGTGGATGGAAACCCACCCAAATAAGATTGCCGCACTGCGCTTACAATGACCAGACTTTGGCTGTCATTGTAAGCGCCTGTGTGGCAATTCCTTTTGTTTTTACTTTTGCCATGATATAATTTATGGTAATTGTACGGCAGCCAATACCGATTTTTTCATAAATACTGTTAGTAATGCCCGACCTTGGCGTCGGGCTGCTACCAACCTATAATACTATTGGCTGAGGAGGGGAATTTTGCTTAAGTTATTAGCACCTTGTTTGGTGGTAGACACCTTATATGACATTAATCTGGAAAAACTCAAAAAACAGGGTATCCGTGGCATCGTTTTCGACCTTGACAACACTATAATTCCCTGGAATAGCTCGGAAATTTGTCCGGAAGTGTTGGGATGGCTTACCGATTTGGTTAACCGGGATTTTAAATTGTGCATGGTGTCAAACAACGGAAACCGGCGGGTAAGGCAAATTGCGGC
Proteins encoded in this window:
- a CDS encoding aspartyl-phosphate phosphatase Spo0E family protein, producing MKELIELQAMIEKMRDKLHEIAKDKSLTDMEVVRASQMLDVLLNEYQQMLKNKIK
- a CDS encoding DUF4177 domain-containing protein; translated protein: MRQYKVIEVKKKGFLGTSRLDGGRLEEILNEQAVNGWIFDKHISGETLVLDKDTIMLVFYKDA
- a CDS encoding sigma factor-like helix-turn-helix DNA-binding protein, producing MGEAVESLCEQERLTREIRRLTAREKWVLEMRFGIPDGSRKTQRDIAKILGISRSYVSRIEKHAINKLGKTLSVDGNPPK
- a CDS encoding DUF898 family protein, coding for MSKTFEFRGTGFGYLWLVIWTSIVSVITLGLYFPWAYSAQQRWIADNTYVNGRQLLFTGTGIQFLGHWLLIMVLTFITFGLYVPWAYCQLKRWETENTCFADEVTTQSGSPAVINH